One Malus domestica chromosome 11, GDT2T_hap1 genomic region harbors:
- the LOC139189211 gene encoding putative disease resistance protein At4g19050, producing the protein MIEKSDARELEESQAVRLLLKKSKNLTLRKVKNFSVLTDLDQEGFQDLKDLDLRYCPHIEYLANGTSGFLTNLRIIQLKFCGVLKYVFSLSVARNLVQLQELNIYGCDQMEEIVSKQGREHEEEADIISFHKLTNLTLEGLGSLVGFFQANKLYSNQEEEKTARVEHQSAGIFEKAIFPSTCISWFPSLEKVRLGFMEFEGVLFDLKIHVVMDGQTAPTFPQLRGLEIIFCSFTHLWKNIPSGFQGFRNLRCLDIRECCGLKYVFSHLIARELLNLEEVKISRCPDMETIVRIKEQNEEEATKHMILFPKLNTFELQYLPRLTSLCPEGFTFLWSSIKNMHVNKCENLKTLVNNLKKDSTSHDFSTSPTRSSNWCPAGCGCAPYSRPNAHRPIEILPRPINLEITPTNLEDSNDDDNLENLTVSDCNSMEVIFQLKGPKHEESSHSVEAFNKLSSLQLYTLPSLTRVWETGSSQPMFTGSSFGNLKSLRVYYCNQLKYLFSSSIVKLLVSVENIEVQKCEQMEEIIAAEEETAEIITLPKVKSIKLLRLPKLKYFCGEAYTLKLPSLELLKVTDVQNLSLLAPKLTGTHPRLQVRTALGVAEWKGDLNATLRNIYVTRKGEDDEIDRKDEHN; encoded by the exons ATGATTGAAAAAAGTGATGCAAGGGAGTTGGAGGAGAGTCAAGCAGTTAgacttttgttgaaaaaatctaaaaatttgaCTTTGCGCAAAGTTAAGAATTTCTCTGTCCTCACTGATTTAGACCAAGAAGGATTTCAAGATTTGAAAGATTTGGATCTTCGGTATTGTCCACATATCGAGTATCTTGCAAATGGAACAAGTGGGTTTTTGACCAACCTAAGAATCATTCAATTGAAATTTTGTGGTGTCTTAAAATATGTCTTTTCATTATCAGTAGCAAGAAACTTGGTACAACTCCAGGAATTAAACATTTATGGATGTGATCAAATGGAAGAAATTGTGTCAAAGCAAGGGAGAGAACATGAGGAGGAAGCCGATATAATATCTTTCCATAAATTAACCAATTTGACTCTCGAGGGTCTAGGGAGTTTGGTTGGTTTCTTCCAAGCCAACAAGCTATACTCCAACCAAGAAGAG gaAAAAACGGCAAGGGTTGAGCATCAATCTGCAGGCATATTTGAAAAAGCAATATTTCCATCAACGTGCATTTCATGGTTTCCAAGTTTAGAAAAGGTGAGATTGGGATTTATGGAGTTTGAAGGCGTGCTATTTGATCTTAAAATCCATGTAGTTATGGATGGGCAGACAGCTCCAACTTTTCCCCAGTTACGTGGGTTGGAGATAATTTTTTGTTCGTTTACACATTTGTGGAAAAACATTCCATCTGGATTTCAGGGCTTCCGAAATTTGAGATGTTTGGATATAAGAGAATGTTGTGGTCTAAAATATGTGTTCTCGCATTTAATTGCCCGAGAACTTTTGAATCTTGAAGAGGTAAAGATATCTAGATGTCCGGACATGGAAACTATAGTTAGAATCAAAGAGCAAAATGAAGAAGAGGCGACAAAACACATGATTTTGTTTCCGAAACTGAACACATTTGAACTACAATACCTGCCTCGTCTCACAAGTCTTTGTCCAGAGGGATTTACATTTCTATGGTCATCCATAAAAAATATGCACGTGAACAAATGTGAAAATTTGAAGACATTGGTGAATAACTTGAAGAAGGATTCAACAAGTCATGATTTCAGCACTTCTCCAACACGTTCATCGAATTGGTGCCCTGCTGGATGTGGATGCGCACCATACTCAAGACCAAACGCCCACCGCCCCATTGAAATATTGCCACGTCCAATTAACCTGGAG ATTACACCAACTAATCTTGAAGACTCAAATGATGATGATAATCTCGAAAATCTTACTGTAAGTGACTGTAATTCGATGGAAGTGATTTTCCAACTCAAGGGACCGAAGCATGAAGAAAGTAGTCACTCTGTTGAAGCATTCAATAAATTGAGTTCCTTGCAGTTATATACATTGCCAAGTTTAACGCGTGTTTGGGAGACGGGTAGTTCACAACCGATGTTTACGGGAAGCAGCTTCGGAAACTTGAAATCGCTGCGGGTCTATTATTGCAACCAGTTGAAATACTTGTTTTCATCGTCCATAGTCAAACTTCTTGTGAGTGTAGAGAACATAGAAGTTCAGAAGTGTGAGCAGATGGAAGAAATCATTGCCGCAGAAGAAGAAACAGCTGAAATAATTACATTACCTAAAGTGAAGTCCATCAAGCTTTTAAGGCTGCCAAAACTCAAGtatttttgtggtgaagcttatACTTTGAAGTTGCCGTCTTTGGAGTTATTGAAGGTTACTGACGTGCAAAACTTAAGCCTATTAGCTCCTAAACTTACCGGCACACATCCCCGATTGCAAGTACGCACCGCGTTGGGAGTGGCTGAATGGAAGGGGGACCTCAATGCCACTCTAAGGAATATTTACGTCACAAG GAAgggtgaagatgatgaaatcGACAGGAAGGATGAACACAATTAA
- the LOC103429902 gene encoding uncharacterized protein: MGSQPIIEVPTLTTEESHDLFKEMVGESFDEPDLRSIAKEVVYECGGLPIVRITEENEEEATKYMILFLKLNTFELENLPRLTSLCPEGFTFLWSSTKNMYVRKCGSLKTLGAVIPQRKKLENNLKKDSTSHDFSTSPTRSSNWCPAGCGCAPYSRPNAHRPIEILPCPINLEVTPTNLEDSNDDDNLANLRVHDCASLEVIFQLKGPKHEESSHSVEAFNKLRSLRLDILPSLTRVWETGSSQPMLTGSSFGNLKSLRVFDCDQLKYLFSSSIVKLLVSMEDIKVQKCEQMEEIVAAEEETDETITLPKVKSIKLESLPKLKYFCGEAYTLKLPSLELLEVDDVQNLSLLAPKLIATHP; the protein is encoded by the exons ATGGGAAGTCAACCAATTATTGAAGTCCCGACTTTAACAACAGAAGAATCACATGACCTCTTTAAAGAAATGGTAGGTGAATCCTTCGATGAGCCTGATTTACGTTCCATTGCAAAAGAGGTCGTTTATGAATGTGGAGGTTTACCTATAGTCAGAATCACagaggaaaatgaagaagaggCGACAAAATACATGATTTTGTTTCTAAAACTGAACACATTTGAACTAGAAAACCTGCCTCGTCTCACAAGTCTTTGTCCAGAGGGATTTACATTTCTATGGTCATCCACAAAAAATATGTACGTACGAAAATGTGGATCATTGAAGACATTGGGTGCTGTAATTCCACAAAGAAAGAAGTTGGAGAATAACTTGAAGAAGGATTCAACAAGTCATGATTTCAGCACTTCTCCAACACGTTCATCAAATTGGTGCCCTGCTGGATGTGGATGCGCACCATATTCAAGACCAAACGCCCACCGCCCCATTGAAATATTGCCATGTCCAATTAACCTGGAG GTTACACCAACTAATCTTGAGGACTCAAATGATGATGATAATCTCGCAAATCTTCGTGTCCATGACTGTGCATCATTGGAAGTGATTTTCCAACTAAAGGGGCCGAAGCATGAAGAAAGTAGTCACTCCGTTGAAGCATTCAATAAATTGAGGTCCTTGCGGTTAGATATTTTGCCAAGTTTAACGCGTGTTTGGGAGACGGGTAGTTCACAACCGATGTTGACAGGAAGCAGCTTCGGAAACTTGAAATCGCTGCGGGTCTTTGATTGCGACCAGTTGAAATACTTGTTTTCATCGTCCATTGTCAAACTTCTCGTGAGTATGGAGGACATAAAAGTTCAGAAGTGTGAGCAGATGGAAGAAATCGTTGCCGCAGAAGAAGAAACTGATGAAACAATTACATTACCTAAAGTGAAGTCCATCAAGCTTGAAAGTCTGCCAAAACTCAAGtatttttgtggtgaagcttatACTTTGAAGTTGCCGTCTTTGGAGTTATTGGAGGTTGATGACGTGCAAAACTTAAGCCTATTAGCTCCAAAGCTTATTGCCACACATCCCTGA
- the LOC103429903 gene encoding 18.5 kDa class I heat shock protein-like, translating into MSLIPNSRRGSSSVFDPFSLNLWDPFKDFPFPSSSSLSAFPEFSRENSAFVNTRVDWKETPEAHVFKADVPGLKKEEVKVEVEDDRVLKISGERNVEKEDINDKWHRVERNSGKFLRRFQLPENAKVDQIKAAMENGVLSVTVPKAELKNVDVRAIEISG; encoded by the coding sequence ATGTCGCTAATTCCCAACTCCCGACGAGGAAGCAGCAGCGTCTTCGACCCATTCTCCCTCAATCTGTGGGACCCTTTCAAGGATTTCCCGTTCCCTTCCTCCTCATCACTCTCCGCATTTCCTGAATTTTCTCGGGAGAATTCGGCTTTTGTGAACACTAGGGTCGACTGGAAGGAGACCCCCGAAGCCCATGTGTTCAAGGCGGACGTTCCGGGGCTGAAAAAAGAGGAGGtgaaggtggaggtggaagaCGACAGGGTGCTTAAGATCAGCGGAGAGAGGAACGTGGAGAAGGAGGATATAAACGACAAGTGGCACAGAGTGGAGAGGAACAGCGGCAAGTTCTTGAGGAGGTTTCAGCTTCCGGAGAACGCAAAGGTTGATCAGATTAAGGCTGCCATGGAGAATGGAGTTCTGAGTGTCACTGTTCCGAAGGCGGAGTTGAAGAACGTTGACGTCAGAGCCATTGAAATTTCTGGTTGA
- the LOC139189402 gene encoding probable disease resistance protein At1g61190: MEIIIAIASKVGECLVTPIGTEFGYLINYHSNLENLKGEIKKLFDKKDGVQGLVDAAQRNSESIKPDVQSWLKNVNNMIQKVLHFEDEINKKRRCMNRWSLSRKAYKITQHVLQLQNEGTFENVAHPAPPRGIWSKFKKGFKDFKSRTAYMNEVIEGLKREQVRMIGICGMGGVGKTTMAKEIITRLAKLNLFDNIVMATVSQSPSISKIQSEIADQIGLELKEESESGRAIKLHGKLMEIKILIVLDDVWT, translated from the coding sequence ATGGAAATTATAATTGCAATTGCCTCAAAAGTTGGAGAGTGCTTGGTCACACCAATAGGAACAGAGTTTGGCTATTTGATTAATTACCATTCCAACCTGGAAAATCTTAAGGGTGAGATAAAAAAGCTTTTTGACAAGAAAGATGGAGTGCAAGGATTGGTAGATGCTGCCCAAAGGAACAGTGAAAGTATCAAACCTGATGTTCAGAGTTGGCTAAAGAATGTGAACAACATGATCCAGAAAGTGTTACATTTTGAGGATGAAATTAACAAGAAAAGGCGATGTATGAATCGATGGAGCTTGAGTCGGAAAGCCTATAAGATTACACAACATGTTCTTCAGCTCCAAAACGAAGgaacatttgaaaatgtggcCCATCCTGCACCTCCACGAGGGATATGGTCAAAATTCAAGAAAGGTTTCAAGGACTTTAAGTCCAGAACGGCATACATGAATGAGGTGATAGAGGGTTTGAAGAGGGAACAAGTACGAATGATCGGGATTTGTGGAATGGGGGGTGTGGGTAAAACGACAATGGCGAAAGAAATCATCACAAGATTGGCAAAACTGAACCTGTTTGATAATATTGTAATGGCAACTGTGTCTCAAAGTCCAAGTATTAGCAAGATCCAGTCGGAAATTGCAGACCAAATAGGTTTGGAATTGAAGGAGGAATCCGAGTCCGGAAGAGCAATAAAGCTGCATGGGAAACTCATGGAAATAAAGATCCTGATTGTATTAGATGATGTCTGGACATAG
- the LOC103447465 gene encoding uncharacterized protein isoform X1 has product MAAPHNAPTVLDKEQAHRGMSSDRAIEIEHISSVSVLFLQKLLDVFWVSTVWCHTSATWSNYLLKLLEIAFLVDKAPQGGELAGAVSGHLFQKCFSLSNIKHA; this is encoded by the exons ATGGCTGCCCCCCACAATGCGCCGACGGTTTTGGACAAGGAACAG GCTCACCGTGGAATGTCCTCTGAT CGTGCTATAGAAATAGAACACATATCTTCAGTGAGCGTTCTGTTTCTCCAAAAACTCTTGGATGTCTTCTGGGTCTCAACCGTTTGGTGTCATACTTCCGCAACGTGGTCAAATTATCTCTTGAAGTTGCTTGAAATTGCCTTTTTGGTAGACAAGGCTCCTCAAGGGGGAGAGCTAGCCGGAGCTGTCAGTGGACATTTATTTCAGAAATGTTTTTCTTTATCAAATATTAAGCATGCCTAG